The following is a genomic window from Nymphaea colorata isolate Beijing-Zhang1983 chromosome 3, ASM883128v2, whole genome shotgun sequence.
ACCTGCTGATGGATGCTTATTGAGTTAATTGTGCTTTTAGCATGGCGAATGCTCTTATTGTTGCTCCTGAAAGCATTGTCACCTTATTCGAAGGAAGCCCAAATATTAGAGCTGATGCACTCAGGTACTTGAATCACTGGTAGTTTTATATGAATCAAGGTGACGACTTATAGATTTGATTCTAAGTTTTGGAGCTTTGCTTGCGATGGCAGGTTTGTGCAATTGCGTGAAGATTACAAGACGGCCAAGATTGCTTCCAGACTTGCTTCCCTGGCGGTTTCAGAATAGTAGAGGCTAAGATTCTGCTTTTGGaccacttttctttttgttgtctttGGTATGCGGCTGTCAATATATGATCATATTCCTTACGCCGACCTTGCTTCTTTGTGTTTTATTCCTcgtttgtttttggtttttctgcACAAGTTTTTTACATTCTTTTCATCCATCTCTATTTATAAAGATGATTCCAAGGATGATAAGATAGTATCATCCCAAGTGACGTGGCGACCAAAAGATCTTTATTGAGATGAGGGCTGGCCAAGTGTATTAGGTTTAGACAACGTGGACGTTGGGATCTCTCTATCTtctgtctgtgtgtgtgcgcgtcTGTGGTCGCAGTGATGTCCTCTGGTCTTAATCTGTATCCTTGAAGCACTTCGTCGATCGTTATTGGAATGAAATGGGTTGCGCTACGACGGAATCTGTTATCCAAACAAAAATTGGGGCCTGCTCCCCTGGACAGCTGTATCTGAACTGGatgttattttaattatttaaaaacattattaatgCTGAATGAAAGGCGATACTCATCAGTCCTGTTCGATTTCATCGAGAGTACTTCATAACAATGAGTTTTCTAAGAGGAATGGCCATGATTCGTAGTCACTACTGTGTGTTTTAAGCTCGATGCAGGGTCGATTACTCGGAAAACACATCGAACTCTGCAGGGTGGCTAGCTCAATCTTTTcgaagtttttctttttgggaaGCCACAcgatcttttttgtttttttggttatGCAAGGAAAATTCTTTGTACGTGAAGTTTTTAAATGCAATGGCAAAGTTTCTTAAGTCAAAACTTTgtgcaagagaaaaaaaaggtaaatgtCCTCCGCTTTCTCCGAGAAGCCTTAAGGCACAGACCACATAATGTGCTCACATCTTGACAGTAGAACCCCGTGGTTAGCCCACTATCGATCTTGTTCTGAACTCATTAGAAATTTGATTAAGCCTGTCAACTTAAAAATCCTTTACAACTTCCTCGGACCATCTGCTCAGCTCTTGGTTATTGAAGAAGGTTGGTAAAATACTTGAAACTGCGAAATCTATGGTAAATCTGCTTCTTTGTCAAACAGCGTGTCAATTGTAATGCATAAAGCTACAAAGTTCATTCGTCAAACAGCCGTTAAAAAGAGAACTTGGCTGCATTCTACCAACTGAATTgattaaaattcaaaacttcaccttaaaaaaatgcaagaacCGTGTAAAGACTTTGGCAATGTAGATAACAACTAAATAGAACTCCTTTTGCATCATCAAGCTAACCTCACTGTCAGAATGCATTCAGTTAAATTTATGAATGCAAATAAGAACTTAAAAACAAACTCCTTTTGCATTATCAAGATAGCCTCACCATTAGAATGCTTTCAGATATGTAGGCAGAAGGAAACCAGAGAATTTGGTACCCATGCTCTTGTTCAATTGTAATTAACTCTCATGCAAAATATGCTGGCAGCAGAAGCCAGGTGCACTAACTTGGTGCATCTCGGTTGCCCTCTTAGTCGTTGCCTGCGATGGAGTTCAacgcattatatatatattggaattTGAAATATTCTAGTCAGATTGAAACACGACATTATGTTGATGCTCTTAGAGGGCATTTGGCAACAAGAATACCAACACACAGTTCTACGAATCTATGCCAATCTTTAGAACAAATTCATAGAACATCATGTTAGTGTTCTTTGTTGCCAAATGCTCTCCTATCATTTGTTGTCTGTTGGCACAGTCAATATCTGCACAGTTCTCACTTCATGCATGTTTACCTTAACGTTATTGGAGGACCGTACAACTATTCCAGTTGTGTCAAAAGTTGCCAGCAAGGTAGctgcaagttttttttctttcaatgaatTTTGTAGAAAAATTTGAACCTCAACACTCGTGACAGCAGCAGTTAAATCCCCTACCAGAGTTGAGATGGTCGTGATGGGCGCTGTAATTATGACTGTCCATCTGACTCTCTTCCAAGCAGCAATAGATGGTATACCAAATTCAGAAGACGATGAAGTATGAAGATGGGGATTCCCCTTTCAAGCCCTAGGTGGCGAACGATGGATGAGAACGAGTTGCCCTAAGCCTAGGTGACTGATGCTGAAGGCGACGATTGATTTTGtagaagagaaggaaatgataaagacaaagaaaaaggttgCTTTACAAACTTATCCGTGATATTCGCAAACAATTTGTGAATCCATCAGTGATTGTTATTGATGAATCAATCTGTCTTATTCTTAATTGGTCCAAATTAGTCCTGAAACTAAATTCGCTGACTGACCTGACCGcttaaggaaaaagaaaataaacaaagttGCATTTAAGGGTGCTGTAAATGGCACAAGCTCATTTTTTGTTATGGCAAGCgaataatcaaaattaaacaacATAAGCATGGGATTATCTCGAAACTGCAAATGTAAAATGAATTTGTCAACCAACACGCTATAGGGCATAAATCGTAGAGAATTTTGATCTGTTTATTTTGTAAGTTCCGTAAGTTCCTGATCAGCCTAGTCAGTATGTTATTTGGTTGTGTAAAAGTAGCAGATTTCGACGATGATCGTATCCACGTTTACAAAATCGAAAATACAAGGACATGTAGAAAAAATGCGAGGAGGCTGCTCTCCAGAATTAGGATTTCTGCTAGGGCACAATTTATCGTAACATCACAATGAGTACAATGAGTAAGTAAGACACGAGCCGCACTCGAACACATGGCACAGATCAACTAAAAAAGGACATCTATGAATATGATCTCCTTTTCCAACCATTTGCAAATTTTCTTGAACAGCAGAAGATCCAATTTTCTACTATGGAGAACAGGGGGAAGCCACTCAACAAAAGCCATCGTAGCAACTctgatggaaaggaaaggacaACCCTAGGGCAGGGAAATGTTTTGAATGCCCCcattcaaacaaaaatcatCCACAACGTCGTCAGAAAACTTTTTCCCATCACTAAACCGTCCTACACCAGTTAGCACAAGAAGGCATTTTGTTGGCCTTCCACAGACTTGGGTGAGCTTGGGAGATATGTGTGGGTTAGCTTGGGAGATATGTCACAAAATAACTTCCTCTCCTTAAGCGAATGCaactttcttgttctttcttcttcgtcTATGGGCAGGACGGCATTGTGACTTGTCATCACAACTTCGGCAAAAGCAGACCCAAAGCCTGAAAAATGATACAGTGGTAAAGCTTCAACTGAACATAACGACTGCACTCACATAACTCGACCAAGCTTATTTAATTGCcgaaataacttttttttcccgGTCTTCCATCTCTGTACATTGCAGGATTCTTCGGTTTCCCTGGAGCTTGTTGTGTAGCACCTGGCGGCTGGTTTCTGCCCAGATCAATGTGGAATTGTTTTTTGGCTGTTCAATGTGTTCATCCACGCAAAGAACTGGCTGTAGCAGAAGTTCCTTGGAAATCTTCCTAAGGCCCTGTGCTTGCTATGAAAAGCACTCGTAGAAGCACCCAAAAAATCGGGAGGACTTTTCTGGCTTCATCACAGTAATGTCACTCTCTTGTAATTTATCCATCAAATGGCGTGTACCGGGGGAATCAGTTGCCACATAACTGCTCCCTCCAAGTACAATGGTGGGTGGCGGCGTGGTCTCCAAAGGAGAAAGAGATGTGCGGAAGACAGATAGCATCTCAATGACTTGCTGAAACCCCGGGCGGCTGTTCGGATCCTCTGCCCAACAGCACTCCAAGATGGGAACAAGTTCTTTTGGGATATTTCCCAGGTCAGGTCTCACTTTCTACACAAGGAAGGACGTGAAGATCAATTAACAGTaacaaaatcagaaaacaaaataGTAAATAACTTCTATAGATACAGCGGACAGACAATTGGGGTAGGACGGTACCTTAAACGCTGCAGCATATGCAGCCTGAAGATTGGACATGCCTTCAAAAGGTAAGCGGTTGGTTAGCAATTCCCACAAAACAATAGCAAAACTATATACATCAACCTTGTTATTATAGTGCTTCTTATCCCCTCGACGAAGTGTGACAGTGCTATAAAGCTGCGAAGGGGAAGCCAGAGAAAATAAGTGAACACATGGTGCACAACGAAAGAGAGTAAAAAACCTTAACAAGACCAATGGTACCTCAGGAGCCATCCATCGATATGTGCCAGTTTCTGCAGTCATCATTTCGGTCAGTGTCTCCTCTCTTGCCAATCCAAAGTCAGCCAGTTTGACCTTCTTACGGTCCTGGGTAAGAAGCAGATTATCTGAAGAAAACAGGAATCGTCAGTAAGGTTGGAgatggaaggaaagaaaaggcgAAACAAGTAAAAGGCCCAAAATCATATATGACACAGTCAACAAAAGAATTAAAGTGGCTGTGCCATACAAATACATAGGCGGGCACAATGATATTTATAAAAGGTCTTCAACTATTTCTGGACTAAAAGCAGTGTGCGTGTGTTAGATCTAGGACAAACAAAGGCAGCTGTTGTATGCAGTTTATGGTTAAAAACCAAGACCAACTCTTAGGTCTGACTAAAGTACTCGTCATATCTGATCAGAGCAATGTGTTGGGAATATCCCTAGGCAAAGAATCCACGTTTCTATGTGTGCGACACCCTTCAGTCAATGGACAAAAAGAGCAAGAACCTGAAGAGGGATCAATATTTCAAGGCTCTGTTTCCATGCTATTTAAATAGTGAGACAACACAAGCAGCTTTTGTAAGTGCTACGTAGTTTTTTGTTAAAATGCGACAGGAGGTGCAAGGTTACACTAAAACATCTGCCTCATATCCAGCTTATGCAAAAATCTGATTCCTCTCGACGATACCTTTTAAGTTAATGGACAGAAACATGACCAACAAAGATCTGCTCTTTCCAAAATAGAAGCATTCAAGCAGAAGGATATGGAAATTTTTGGCAAAACCAGCAGGAGATTAGGAAACTCTCGCCAGTGAAAAGGGGAACTCAAATGTGGTATGGGATGGTTTACTTGCAGAATTTAGATTGCAGGCATCAAAGACAAAGAGGGCCGCAGCTAATGTAGCATCCCCCTGATTAACAGGATGCTCAAACCAGATCATGTGTTTCAgctcaaaagaacaaatgatAAATGGAGATGCCAGTCTTCCAGTTTATGGTCCTCCGAATCAAGCGGCTCTTCACCTGCTTCACCCTTCTGGCCTTGATTCTCATGGATTTGATCAATACCATGTCCTATTCATCAAAAGcttcatctctctctcatccCTCGACCAAATCCTCTTTGACTCCAGCCTTCTATCAAACTCAGGGTGTGCTGGTACTGCATGCTAGAAGCCTAGAACAACCTCTAAATTAGGTTAAAGGACGGAGTGGAGTTCATTTAGACCATGCAGTGCTCAAGGCTCAAACTTTGGCACGCCAATGAGTAAACACATAACATTGCTTAAACATTTCAACACTCAGCTTTGTATACCAGAACAAAAATATGCTCCTAGACTGGGggcaaaggaagaaaatatgCTAGAGCAGCACGAGTTAAGGCACCAGCTGTTGCATGTCTGTTTAGTGAAATCAAATTCAACATCAGGCATCAACCACAACACATGAAGAACGCTTGCTCTTCAATACCTGATTAAAGCCGATAAAGATGGACACCTCATTTTACCTgaaatggaataaaaaaaaacctgtgACCAACTCCTGTACGGTGAGTAATAGAATGCATATTAGCCAGGTGAAGGGATGCTCTCCTTAGAAAATAGACAGAAAACTTCCAAAGTCCAAACTATCTTTACTGCATGAAAGTCTAAATCTAGCCTTTTGTGTTTTGTGAGGCCCGCTTCTTTTTCTTAGGCAATTTCCTTTCAGTGTTGTTACCACTGTACTATGGCTAAGCTCCTAAACTGGAAGATGGTGATATCAGCTCGCCACTGTACTCCATACACGAGGTTTGAAGGTTATTACGCTGAGATGTCTATGGAGAACAGCCCCATTGATCTTTCCTCTTGATTCTCTGAATTGCTTTTAGGCAGCTTCTAACCTTTTTACAACCACTCCATGATGCTAGGTGAAGTGGTTAAAGGCCCAAGGCAGCATATTTATGGTAGGTTTAAGGTTTTTACCTTTTGTTGCTTGGAAAGAGTCCAAGAAACCGCAACTAAATGGACATTCCCAATCGCACAAATAAGGGGAAGCTCCTGAAAAGTGGGCTCAAAAACGTTCACCAGATTATCTTTCCTACCATCTTGAAATTGCTAATGCAATCTGTTTGCTTGATTCACCAAAAAGGAGATCTTAACACAAGAAAACTTCCAGACTGATGGAGAAAAATTGTCACATCATATAGATCGGTCAACTTCAGTTTTCTTTCCTCGGGGACAATTACTGAGAATAGAGAGGCATTTGTCACTTGAAAAATACATGGCAATCATGAGCACAAAATGTAGAGGATAAAAAATTTGCAATCCTCCACAGTTAGCTTTAAGGACACATGACCCTTTGCTTGTTCTATGCGCAATTGCCTTCATAAGAAGAGGAATGTAAGACCATACCACCTAGAACACAAAGCTAGGTATCATTCTAGAAATACGAAATGAATACATAAGAAAACATTACAAAttgaaagataaaaataataattactCGTCCACTTCTCCCAGTCTCATAAGCAAACAAGTTGATAGCTCGTTTTCAAATGGCTTACATATGCACTCACCCGTCACCTACCTTAGAATTTTCCTGTGGATGCCTGTACTTAACATGGCAACTTTGTCTCCAAGAGATTCAGCTACAGAAAGTGCAGAGGGACTTCTTCCGTTGTTATATTCTAGAGTATTACTAAAAAGAcgaagttttctttttttttcaaaatgcattACTGTAGGTATGGGCATAAGTtttcaaaaacacacacacacacacacacacacacagagtgtTATGCAAAAAAAATCGCAGAGATTCGTCCTACTATGAATAAATActctgacaaaaaaaatgaaaatcacagACCACAGAGCCAATCAAAACccttgaacatgaaaaaaaatctaaagatTAAACTAGTAACCAAATAGTTGCGCAAAATTCACTACCAGGCTTCAGGTCGCGGTGGATAATTCCATTTGCGTGCAAGCATTCCATTGCCCGAGCAACGTCCAAAGCAAAACTGACTGCAAGACGTAAATCCAAGCACCCCGGCCGCAAGGATCTGAAATATTCCCGGAGAGAACCGCCAGGTAAAAGCTCTGTCACGATCACCATATTGTCCTCAACGCATGCACCTATAAACTGTTTGAAGACAGAAAACAAAGATATCAGACAACGAATTATAGATAAACTGCTAACTTGCCTTTTCTGAGGAAGTTGGTCGATAAAAATATGGCAACACACTGACCAAATAAAACAGTAGGTAAGCAGATGCAAAGCTTTCAGTAACAGATATGTCAAACCCGAATGCTTTCTTGCACTTCCAAGCTAAGAAGCTACGAAGCGCGAAAACAGAAGTAACAATTGACGCATTGTAAACCACAACTGTATAAGTAGTATCGCAACCAATATTTACATAATTCAGCCTTCATCCTCTTACAATTAAATCTTATTCCGCCTAACTCTCGAGAATTCCAATCAGCACataaggagaaaagaaaaaaaaaaacccacataGGGAAAACAGAAAAGGCAAGAGCAGAAGTGGGCGTTCATACCGTCACTAAGTTATCGTGCTGGACCCGGGAAAGCATCGAGATCTCCCGCAAGAATCGCTCCCTCCTCCTCGTCAATTCTGCCGCCGTCCCGCCCGGCTTTATTATCTTCACCGCCACGATAGCCTTCTTGTACCTACAAGAGGGAgcgagggagggagagagagaataagacGCTGAGGAAGGAAGGTCAGGGAAGGGCAGCGAGAGGACTCACCGGCCCAGGTAGACCTTGGCATGACCGCCCTCGCCGATCTTGTCATGGAGGGAGATCATGCTCGGGTCGAGGAGCCACTGATCGTCGATCCTGAAGTCGTCGAAGTCGAGCTGTTGCTGGGTTGCCCTGCCGAACCCCGCTTCGAGGCCGCCGTCCATCGAGTCATCCCGGACGCCATCCCTCTCGCCGCCGCCGCTTTCCGTGTTGACCCACAAAAGATTAACGGCCTCCTTCCCCGCTGCCCCTACTCTCCGATGAACGTCCCCACCGTGCCCgtgcatcatcatcatcaacaccaCGACCCACTCACCTCTCTCTTCATCATCCACAGAGGAGTTGCAGAGCTTCCCAAGGCCCTGCCCACCATTTCTcttctccctcctttcttcttccccgcggcaacagagagagagagagagataggagTGTGCTCTGTAGTGCCGATATTAAAGAGGGCCAGGGGAGAATGAACAAGCCATTGGTTGACTCTGCGAGCTATCAGAGGATTcagggcagagagagagagcgcgtgTGAGTCTCAAGTCTCAACCCTGAAGCCGCCTTCCCCCAAGTCGCTTTCCCTTTTGATCCTGCAGAATTCTTCTATATTACCAGTCTACCATTGAGCCCACTTTCCCGCTGAGCCGAGTTTCTCCCTCCCTGCACCAAGTGGAACTCAGCCCACTTTTGGTGCCCCTTAGAGAAGGGCTCGAGCTTTCATAAATTTAATTTCACTATTTTctatatttcattattttctagaTAATACATAGTCtttcatttataatttttttcattccagGGGCTCAAAAATTTGAAGCATAAGTTTTGAAATATTCTCTTCTATTTCGGGTTAAACTTAGCTCGCAgcaataaaataagaaaatagcaTCCACGCCTTCTTTTTCTAAAGAATGAACTATTAATACTATATAAAGCACGACAGGACAATATTCCGTCGTCTTGGTTATCGGCGGAAGCGTCGAGAAGTTGAATagcaaacaaaagattttaaaacTTTGAGAAGAATCAACGGGGCCGGCTGTCCCCTTTCTTCGCCGGTTTCTGTCGTCGGTAGCAAGAAAGCGACACCATAGCTAAAGCTAAGGGGGGGTCTTGTGACTCACACGCCGGATTGTCGACGTCTCACCTTTCTATCTGATTCTCCGGtgcccttttttgttttatgaattttaaaataatttaaaacatattagattgatttaaaatatatgaaaataaaaaaaataaaaatattcgTATCTTCCTAGTTGGAGGCCGTTGCCATTCAAAACGGTTGATGACACCAATGATggttaaggatgtcaatatatttgaatatgatatttgaTTGATTCGCGAATataaaaatctgattcaaaaatttggatttggatataaatataaaaatcagatttagattgaattcatattgtaaaatcggatctcagatttagatataacttttctttatttgaatttcaatatgaataaatgaatatccaaaaaagtagaTAAATTAAGAATATATGAAATACGTTAACATTCCTACTGGCACTACATCATTGACGCCCTGTCATACTACTATCCAGGAAGGTGGCTGATGCTCCTCCACGGCGCCGGTGATGCCGGCCGGAAGTCCGGCTGGCCTCGCCATGGGGACAATTCtccatgcattttcttttaatgaccAAGAACATCCAATAAAAAACTTGGACGTTTCAAGGTGTCGTCTTCCTTACGCTAAATACCTGGCGTAAATGAGAGTTTTGTCCAAAAAAAGTAGAGCCTTTTTAGTCTTATCTGCCCTAACACTGTCAACACGGTCGTCATTATTTAATGAAAGGACGTGTACATGTAACTAATGCAAAATCGTATAAAGAATGACTGTTGCacgtgaaaaaagaaaatcaaagaacaCTGTAATTTCTCAGTATCCACTAAAATTAAGCTAATTTATTCCCCAATTCATACATAGACTCCCAACAAATTTCACGTCGTCAACAACCAGTCTATCGGTCGAACGAGAATTCAAGAAAGATTAGAGAGATTATACTGTTGGTAACATTGAAGGGGCATGTGATGTGAACATCTCGACGTGTGCTTCAAGATTAGGTGGATGTGAAGGCGACCCTCTTCTCTTATAAAGTCTAGACAAAACTTTTGGTGTTGAGAGAATGCCTTAAGAAAAGCTTGCGTAGAATCTGGTGTTGTTCATCTTTGGTAGTTGCAGGACATCAAACTTATcatagtgaagaagaagagaagaagtcaGCGTTCGGTTTTTTATGCAGAGGCCGTGATTTCTCAGATGTTAATTTGGGTTGGCGTGCTTTTCTCATTTCGAATATAACATTGTTGGATGGTGGATGcgattttttcctttcatatggAAGCTGCAAATCAAATCGGTGATGTAAGTGGGTCCGGTTACAGCTCTAAAAcgcaatatttttatttgattgtatatatatatatgtatatagggagtgtttgatgatttggaattttgattgaagaaagaaaattccaGAATCATAACTCATCCTCAAACtgaaattgaatcaaaatttcaggttcAATTTTGCAAACAAAATACGTCGTTTATttaataattccaatttcttaaaaattgagccttttgattctaaaattctatgATTCTGGATATATCAAACGCCCCTTAAAATTTAGAACTATAATGGTGCAGCAAAATGGTATTTAAGTTTAACATACCATGATAAGGTGAGTACCAATTGAAACAACTGGCagtccatttttcttcaaaagtgTCTGGTAAGAAGAACATTACGTGCTCTGAAGACATTTGGTCCGGAAACATCTCCCTGGTTGCGTGATTGATGATTCTTTTCCTAAATAAACCACAGCGGGATTAACATTTTGACCTATTGACTGCGttctgatttcttttttatctgTTCTTATTGTAGTAATTGCGTCAAAAACTGGAGAAATAACTGCAATAAAAGCCAAACAAATAGGTATATGGACATGGGCCTGACTCATGCTACTGCACGCAACCATAACGTCTCGGAGCACTTCTCCTGTAGAGCCTCTGTGTTTGTGCTTCTGAAATAATTATGACGATTTTACAAGGAATTACTGCGGGTTTTGTGAAGGAAACTTTTCTCTGCATTCATGAAGAACCTTGTACCTCCAGCATTTTCTAGTTATCCGGATAATTGATTTTTTAGAGATTATGCAACATAAACTGGTAACCTGACCTTGCTGGATGAATGACCACATATTGATGTTTTATAGAATAAGTTTCCCAGATATTTGAATTGCCATATGGTCATGCTTTAAGTGAACTGCTGGATTTCTATGTGTTATCTTGCCCAACTGTTTTAAAGAATGACTCCAGTTTCATCATCATGGAGGCAGCCGGATGACCTCTTGGAAACCATTCCTATTGCCATTAGGAAATTGTGGTTATTGCTGGCAATTTGCTTGTGTGATTATTTAAGAGTCCAAGCCTGTTACCACAGAAATTTACCTGAAGCTAAAATATGTGCATCTCATTCCTGCTGGAAGTTCGATTTTCCTTTTAGGAACTGGAGATACCAGAGATTTACGAGCATGCGCTCTTAGTCACAACCCAATGCACTTATAAAGTGCTTGGCCTCCCACTTTTTTTGCAGGGAGATGTTCGTGCATGCAGTGTGACTTGGATTCCAACGCTGGAACTACAACGCTATCAGTTCCTCGTGTCAGAAGGCAATTTCACGTCATTCGTGTAAGGTGGGATCGTTCCAAAGATGCAGCTGCAGTGACTATACCAAAGAAGTATGTGCCTGACTGCCCCAACAGATCAAATTCTATAGCTTTATCTAACTTCAGGTTGGAGTGCATGGTATTGCAGGTGCTGTAG
Proteins encoded in this region:
- the LOC116251098 gene encoding serine/threonine-protein kinase STY13-like, whose amino-acid sequence is MMMMHGHGGDVHRRVGAAGKEAVNLLWVNTESGGGERDGVRDDSMDGGLEAGFGRATQQQLDFDDFRIDDQWLLDPSMISLHDKIGEGGHAKVYLGRYKKAIVAVKIIKPGGTAAELTRRRERFLREISMLSRVQHDNLVTFIGACVEDNMVIVTELLPGGSLREYFRSLRPGCLDLRLAVSFALDVARAMECLHANGIIHRDLKPDNLLLTQDRKKVKLADFGLAREETLTEMMTAETGTYRWMAPELYSTVTLRRGDKKHYNNKVDVYSFAIVLWELLTNRLPFEGMSNLQAAYAAAFKKVRPDLGNIPKELVPILECCWAEDPNSRPGFQQVIEMLSVFRTSLSPLETTPPPTIVLGGSSYVATDSPGTRHLMDKLQESDITVMKPEKSSRFFGCFYECFS